In Chryseobacterium gleum, a single genomic region encodes these proteins:
- a CDS encoding threonine aldolase family protein: protein MKFSFKNDYSEGCHPTILQALLQHNLDQQAGYGEDEYSLKAKDLIKEKINNQHSDIYFVSGGTQANLIVISSILKPYQCVISASSGHILNNETGAIEATGHKVLSIETADGKLRPADIIPVLENHKNVPHQVMPKLVYISNSTELGTIYLAKELEELSVFCKQYNLFLFMDGARLGHGLTSEISDLTLEKVAAFTDVFYLGGTKNGALIGEAIVINNPVLQEDFAFNIKQKGALLAKGRLLGIQFLELMKDNLYFDLAQHANQQAMKIKKALQKKGTAFLADTYTNQIFPILPHNLIEVLSKDFEFYVWKKIDENFSAVRLITSWSTGDDAVNRFIEMLETELA from the coding sequence ATGAAATTTTCATTCAAAAACGACTATTCTGAGGGATGTCATCCCACTATTTTACAAGCTCTTTTACAGCATAATCTTGACCAGCAGGCCGGATATGGCGAAGATGAATATTCCTTAAAGGCCAAAGATTTAATTAAGGAGAAAATCAATAATCAGCATTCGGATATTTATTTTGTTTCCGGAGGTACACAGGCTAACTTAATTGTTATTTCTTCAATTTTAAAACCTTATCAGTGTGTGATTTCAGCTTCTTCCGGACATATATTGAACAATGAAACCGGAGCTATTGAAGCTACGGGGCACAAAGTGCTGAGCATTGAAACTGCAGATGGCAAGCTGAGACCGGCGGATATTATTCCTGTGCTGGAAAATCATAAGAATGTGCCGCATCAGGTGATGCCTAAACTGGTTTATATTTCCAATTCCACAGAGTTGGGAACAATTTACCTTGCGAAAGAACTGGAAGAACTTTCTGTTTTCTGTAAACAATATAATTTATTCCTCTTTATGGATGGAGCAAGATTGGGGCACGGCCTGACTTCTGAAATAAGTGATCTTACACTGGAAAAAGTGGCGGCCTTTACTGACGTTTTCTATCTTGGAGGAACTAAGAACGGAGCTTTGATTGGCGAAGCGATTGTTATTAATAATCCTGTTCTTCAGGAAGATTTTGCTTTTAATATCAAACAGAAAGGAGCATTACTGGCAAAAGGAAGACTTTTGGGAATCCAGTTTCTGGAACTGATGAAAGATAATCTGTACTTTGATCTGGCTCAGCACGCCAATCAGCAGGCTATGAAAATTAAGAAAGCATTACAGAAAAAAGGAACTGCTTTTCTTGCAGATACTTATACCAATCAGATTTTTCCTATCTTACCTCATAACCTTATTGAGGTTTTGTCTAAGGATTTTGAGTTCTATGTCTGGAAAAAAATAGATGAAAATTTTTCTGCTGTTCGTCTTATTACTTCATGGAGCACAGGAGATGATGCTGTGAACCGGTTTATTGAAATGTTAGAAACAGAATTAGCATAA
- a CDS encoding metal-dependent transcriptional regulator has protein sequence MRTTLTEENYLKALFHLVDNEGKVTINELSKFLNVKMPSVNNMMKKFAEKKWVIYETYKPLIVTEKGRREAALVVRKHRLTEMFLVKKMNFGWENVHEIAEQLEHVHSQIFFDKMDEILDHPKFDPHGEPIPDKDGNIIAQDLQKLSSCEPGENVTFASVTLSDDAFLTYLNDRKLLLNSKVKIIKIESFDLSMTIEIDGKTEILSKKATEKILVKK, from the coding sequence TTGAGAACAACCCTAACAGAAGAGAATTACCTGAAAGCTTTGTTTCATTTAGTTGACAATGAAGGAAAGGTTACGATTAATGAGCTCAGTAAATTTTTAAATGTAAAAATGCCGAGTGTCAATAACATGATGAAGAAATTTGCCGAGAAAAAATGGGTGATTTATGAGACCTACAAACCCTTAATCGTTACAGAAAAAGGAAGACGGGAAGCTGCCCTTGTAGTCCGTAAGCACAGGCTTACTGAAATGTTCCTGGTAAAAAAAATGAATTTCGGCTGGGAAAATGTTCATGAGATTGCAGAACAGCTTGAGCATGTACATTCTCAAATCTTTTTTGATAAAATGGATGAAATTCTGGATCATCCTAAATTCGATCCCCACGGGGAACCTATACCAGATAAAGACGGAAATATTATTGCCCAGGATCTGCAGAAATTAAGCAGCTGTGAACCGGGAGAAAATGTAACTTTTGCATCTGTTACCCTTTCCGATGATGCTTTCCTGACCTACCTAAATGACAGAAAACTTCTCCTCAACAGTAAGGTAAAAATTATTAAAATTGAAAGTTTTGATTTATCGATGACGATAGAAATTGATGGTAAAACTGAAATTTTAAGCAAAAAAGCTACGGAGAAGATACTCGTTAAGAAATAA
- a CDS encoding IND family subclass B1 metallo-beta-lactamase CGB-1: MKKSIPFFIISMLLSPLANAQDTQVRDFVIEPQIQPNFYIYKTFGVFGGKEYSTNAVYLVTKKGVVLFDVPWQKTQYQSLMDTIQKRHHLPVIAVFATHSHEDRAGDLSFYNKKGIKTYATAKTNEILKKEGKATSTEIIKTGKPYRIGGEEFVVDFLGEGHTADNVVVWFPKYKILDGGCLVKSKAAADLGYTGEANVAQWPKTMEKLKSKYAQATLIIPGHDEWKGGGHVEHTLDLLNKK, translated from the coding sequence ATGAAAAAAAGCATTCCGTTTTTTATTATTTCGATGTTGCTAAGCCCATTGGCAAACGCCCAGGATACACAGGTAAGAGATTTTGTAATTGAGCCTCAAATTCAACCCAACTTTTATATTTACAAAACATTCGGAGTATTCGGAGGGAAAGAATATTCTACCAATGCCGTGTATCTGGTAACTAAAAAAGGAGTTGTCCTGTTTGATGTTCCATGGCAGAAAACCCAATACCAAAGTCTGATGGATACAATTCAAAAACGTCATCACCTTCCGGTTATAGCTGTATTTGCTACCCATTCTCATGAAGACAGAGCGGGAGATTTAAGCTTTTATAATAAGAAAGGAATCAAAACCTACGCTACAGCAAAAACCAATGAAATTTTAAAGAAAGAAGGAAAAGCAACTTCTACAGAAATTATAAAAACCGGTAAACCTTACCGTATTGGTGGAGAAGAATTTGTAGTAGACTTTCTTGGTGAAGGTCATACGGCGGATAATGTAGTGGTTTGGTTTCCCAAATATAAGATACTGGACGGAGGCTGTCTTGTAAAAAGTAAAGCAGCAGCCGATCTTGGCTACACCGGCGAAGCCAACGTTGCACAATGGCCAAAAACAATGGAAAAGTTAAAATCCAAATACGCTCAGGCAACCCTGATTATTCCCGGACATGATGAATGGAAAGGCGGCGGCCATGTAGAGCACACACTTGATCTTTTAAATAAAAAATAA
- a CDS encoding aminotransferase class V-fold PLP-dependent enzyme, with amino-acid sequence MNLEIIRQETPGCSDKIFLNSAGASLMPKTVTDATVKFLYEEQEFGGYAAVTRNTDKIGRFYEEAAKLINTKPSNIAFVSSSTDGYAKALSSIDFKEGDCIITTNDDYISNQIAFISLQKRYHIEIVRATNLSDHELDLEDFENLIRKHHPKLIAVTHIPTNSGLIQNIEGVGKLCKQYDILYLVDACQSVGQLVVDVEKIHCDFLTATGRKFMRGPRGTGFLYVSDKALDRNMYPLFLDSIGARWSSFDDFQLNDTARKFELFERPYSALLGFAEALHYANTIGMDKIESYNRTLSETLRAHLQNSGFTVLDKGNRLSSIIAFCQPDGKVEKIHKILSDNNVFFKENRRGDALIDFTSKNVEHSIRLSPHYFNTMEEIERISELLKSISH; translated from the coding sequence ATGAATTTAGAGATTATCAGACAGGAGACGCCCGGATGTTCGGATAAAATATTTTTAAACAGCGCAGGGGCATCATTAATGCCTAAGACCGTTACAGATGCTACTGTTAAGTTCTTATACGAAGAGCAGGAGTTTGGAGGTTACGCTGCTGTCACTCGGAACACAGATAAGATCGGCAGGTTTTATGAAGAGGCTGCAAAGCTTATCAATACAAAACCTTCCAATATTGCATTTGTAAGCAGTTCTACCGATGGCTATGCTAAAGCTTTGTCCAGTATTGATTTTAAAGAAGGAGATTGTATCATTACGACCAATGATGATTACATATCCAATCAGATTGCTTTTATTTCTCTGCAGAAAAGATATCATATTGAAATCGTAAGAGCTACCAATCTTTCTGACCATGAGCTTGATCTGGAGGATTTTGAAAACTTAATCAGAAAGCATCATCCTAAATTAATCGCAGTCACTCATATTCCTACCAATTCCGGATTGATTCAGAATATAGAAGGAGTGGGTAAGTTATGTAAGCAATATGATATTCTTTATCTTGTAGATGCCTGTCAGTCGGTAGGACAGCTCGTGGTAGATGTTGAAAAAATCCATTGTGATTTTCTGACGGCCACCGGAAGGAAATTTATGCGTGGACCAAGAGGAACAGGTTTTTTATATGTTTCGGATAAAGCTTTGGATAGAAATATGTATCCTTTATTTTTAGATAGTATCGGAGCCAGATGGTCTTCCTTTGATGATTTTCAGCTTAATGATACCGCCAGAAAATTTGAACTTTTTGAAAGACCATATTCAGCGTTGCTGGGATTTGCAGAAGCTTTGCATTATGCGAATACGATTGGTATGGATAAGATTGAAAGTTACAATCGTACGTTGTCAGAGACTTTAAGAGCTCATCTTCAGAATAGTGGTTTCACCGTTCTGGATAAAGGGAACAGATTAAGCAGTATTATTGCCTTCTGCCAGCCGGACGGAAAGGTTGAAAAAATTCACAAAATACTGAGTGATAACAATGTGTTTTTTAAGGAAAACCGGAGAGGGGATGCATTAATTGATTTTACTTCTAAGAATGTGGAACATTCAATCCGTTTGTCTCCTCATTATTTTAATACAATGGAAGAAATTGAAAGAATATCAGAGCTTTTAAAAAGTATCAGTCATTAA
- a CDS encoding TssN family type VI secretion system protein, whose protein sequence is MMVILGVIRRNKPAIKIKVIIVYVLLCSLCLAVPGFFGFAGNLFNPYWYLIAQVIYLILGIIHVNLLHKYFKKHIDSLAMSILFESILSLTCIALGGYLFTLLFKWMSSGLGNGVMAATSMLIFVVPMVFYYCYIQFISIPFDIYKTWRYSPEQKLPDFEGADFDRLMVLNVELSKKLEDTNRFRIKAKTLPTGVTFGDWFYRVVDDYNHKNPGSIIHLSDEGNEPYYWIFYTKKSFFSFRKYIDFDHDITTNNISENEVVICKRVIQHEEEGIARKS, encoded by the coding sequence ATGATGGTTATACTCGGTGTAATCAGGAGAAATAAACCTGCGATAAAAATTAAAGTAATTATTGTATACGTATTGCTGTGCAGCTTATGTCTGGCTGTTCCTGGTTTTTTCGGATTTGCCGGAAATCTTTTTAATCCGTACTGGTATCTTATTGCACAGGTGATCTACCTTATTTTAGGGATTATTCACGTGAACCTTTTACATAAGTATTTCAAAAAACATATTGATTCCCTTGCGATGAGCATTCTGTTTGAATCCATACTGTCTCTGACATGTATTGCTTTGGGGGGATACCTTTTTACCCTGCTCTTTAAGTGGATGAGTAGCGGATTGGGAAATGGGGTAATGGCAGCAACTAGTATGCTGATTTTTGTGGTTCCTATGGTATTTTACTACTGTTATATCCAGTTTATCAGCATTCCTTTTGATATTTATAAAACATGGAGATATTCTCCGGAGCAGAAACTGCCTGATTTTGAAGGAGCAGATTTTGACAGGTTAATGGTATTGAATGTTGAACTGAGCAAAAAATTAGAAGATACCAACCGTTTCAGAATTAAAGCCAAAACACTTCCGACAGGAGTGACTTTCGGAGACTGGTTCTACAGGGTGGTAGATGATTACAATCATAAAAATCCGGGTTCAATCATACATCTTTCAGACGAAGGAAATGAGCCGTATTACTGGATCTTTTACACCAAAAAATCGTTTTTCAGCTTTAGAAAGTACATCGATTTCGACCACGATATTACAACAAACAACATTTCTGAAAATGAAGTGGTGATTTGTAAGCGGGTTATTCAGCATGAAGAGGAAGGAATTGCAAGAAAATCATAA
- a CDS encoding type VI secretion system baseplate subunit TssG codes for MYENNIVDMHYNKLQTDFKAEAVAVNLLKYHRAVSNIFIERVGVNDRAYLKDIKSISSSYLGFDEEVFTIETYREGIYDYLPEGLFHPPSLGASRKNVDSVVREIRRQKRVEDDARKFFRPFELEVFFTEISALLKESEFDITSNTDSLLDTISELWPLIKMLDKQSAYIFMHILPFFHQIRGDKRWFERCMTAFLQVPVKVTFSPNIIDEIEKNDDSMLLGNSRLGVTYIPSGPHMDGQRNWVVNIGPIPYRDMKRYIPGSPFRNVLQALYDYFLPVTVDVEENFVTEKEEYSFSLEDDERNASRLGYSTFL; via the coding sequence ATGTATGAGAATAATATTGTAGATATGCATTACAATAAGCTGCAGACAGACTTTAAGGCTGAAGCTGTGGCGGTTAATCTTTTGAAATACCATCGTGCGGTAAGCAATATATTCATAGAGCGTGTCGGCGTAAACGACCGTGCTTACCTAAAGGATATCAAAAGTATTTCAAGCAGTTATTTAGGATTTGATGAAGAAGTATTTACCATAGAGACTTACAGGGAGGGTATTTATGACTATCTTCCGGAAGGGTTGTTCCATCCGCCGTCTCTGGGTGCTTCCAGAAAAAATGTAGATTCTGTGGTAAGGGAAATCCGCAGACAAAAAAGAGTGGAAGATGATGCGCGCAAATTTTTCCGTCCTTTTGAACTGGAGGTTTTCTTTACGGAGATCAGTGCTCTGCTAAAAGAATCTGAGTTTGATATTACAAGCAATACAGATTCTTTATTAGATACAATAAGTGAACTTTGGCCTCTGATAAAGATGCTGGATAAGCAGAGTGCCTATATTTTTATGCATATTTTACCTTTCTTCCATCAGATCAGAGGGGACAAAAGATGGTTCGAAAGATGTATGACTGCTTTTCTGCAGGTACCGGTAAAAGTAACTTTTTCTCCCAATATTATTGATGAAATAGAGAAGAATGACGATTCCATGCTTTTAGGAAATTCACGATTGGGAGTTACCTATATTCCCAGCGGGCCGCATATGGACGGACAGCGGAACTGGGTAGTGAACATTGGTCCTATTCCTTACAGAGATATGAAGAGGTATATCCCGGGAAGTCCTTTCAGAAATGTACTTCAGGCTCTTTATGATTATTTTCTTCCGGTAACTGTAGATGTGGAAGAGAATTTTGTCACAGAAAAGGAAGAATATTCCTTCAGTCTTGAAGACGATGAAAGAAATGCCAGCCGCCTTGGATACTCTACATTCCTCTAA
- a CDS encoding S1/P1 nuclease, producing MKSIYSKILILAFMASSLYSYAWGLTGHRVIADIAQNHLSRKARREIKKIMGKERLAYWANWPDFIKSDTTGAWKQASSWHYVNIDPMTDFKAFEQNLKAQAGPSLYTQVNTLSSQIKDKNTSEKDRKIALIFLIHIMGDLAQPLHVGRAEDLGGNKINVTYFGEKTNLHSVWDGKLVDSQKYSYTEYSKLLDIKSKEEVAQIQAGTLEDWLYDSHKIANKIYAQTPNDSKLSYDYQYKFNETMERQLLYGGLRLAKVLNELF from the coding sequence ATGAAAAGTATTTATTCTAAAATTCTGATTTTAGCATTCATGGCCTCTTCACTTTACTCTTATGCGTGGGGATTAACGGGACACAGAGTGATTGCAGACATTGCACAAAACCACCTTTCCCGTAAAGCAAGAAGGGAGATTAAAAAGATTATGGGGAAAGAACGTCTGGCTTACTGGGCGAACTGGCCGGATTTTATCAAATCTGATACGACAGGTGCGTGGAAACAGGCTTCATCATGGCATTATGTAAATATTGATCCGATGACTGATTTTAAGGCTTTTGAACAAAACTTAAAAGCACAGGCAGGACCAAGCCTTTATACTCAGGTAAACACGTTATCAAGCCAGATCAAAGATAAAAATACCTCTGAAAAAGACAGAAAAATTGCTTTGATCTTCCTTATTCACATTATGGGAGATCTTGCACAGCCGCTACATGTGGGAAGAGCTGAAGATTTAGGAGGAAACAAAATCAATGTTACCTATTTCGGGGAAAAAACGAATTTACACTCTGTCTGGGATGGAAAACTTGTAGATTCTCAAAAATACAGCTACACTGAATATTCTAAGCTTTTAGATATTAAATCCAAGGAAGAAGTAGCACAGATTCAGGCCGGAACTCTGGAAGACTGGTTGTACGATTCTCACAAAATCGCCAATAAGATCTATGCACAGACTCCAAACGATTCTAAATTATCTTACGACTACCAGTACAAGTTTAATGAAACAATGGAAAGACAACTATTGTACGGTGGATTGAGATTGGCAAAAGTGCTGAACGAGCTTTTCTAA
- a CDS encoding sigma-70 family RNA polymerase sigma factor, with product MRQLKITKQVTNRETASLDKYLQEIGKVELITADEEVELAQRIRAGDRAALEKLIKANLRFVVSVSKQYQNQGLSLPDLINEGNLGLMKAAKRYDETRGFKFISYAVWWIRQSILQALAEQSRIVRLPLNKIGSINKINKAYAHLEQENERPPSPEELAEVLDMSEEDIKESMKNSGRHLSMDAPLVEGEDSNLYDVLRSGESPSPDKDLMLESLQIEIERALNTLTPREADLVRLYFGLNGKHPMTLEEIGETFDLTRERVRQIKEKAIKRLKHNTRSKILKSYLGK from the coding sequence ATGAGACAATTAAAAATCACTAAGCAGGTTACCAACAGGGAAACTGCTTCATTAGACAAGTATTTGCAGGAAATTGGTAAAGTGGAACTGATTACTGCGGACGAGGAAGTAGAATTGGCACAAAGAATACGTGCCGGCGACAGAGCCGCACTTGAGAAATTAATCAAAGCCAACCTTCGTTTCGTAGTATCTGTATCTAAGCAATACCAAAACCAGGGTCTTTCTTTACCCGATTTGATCAATGAAGGTAACTTAGGATTAATGAAAGCGGCAAAAAGGTACGATGAAACTAGAGGTTTCAAATTTATCTCTTATGCAGTATGGTGGATCCGTCAATCAATTTTACAGGCATTGGCTGAGCAGTCAAGAATTGTAAGATTGCCATTGAACAAGATTGGATCTATCAACAAAATCAATAAAGCATACGCTCACCTTGAACAGGAAAATGAAAGACCACCTTCTCCGGAAGAATTGGCTGAAGTTCTTGATATGAGCGAGGAAGATATCAAAGAATCTATGAAAAACTCCGGAAGACACCTGTCTATGGATGCGCCTTTAGTAGAAGGTGAAGATTCTAATCTTTATGATGTATTACGTTCAGGAGAATCTCCAAGTCCTGATAAAGATCTGATGCTTGAATCTCTGCAAATCGAGATTGAAAGAGCATTGAATACTTTGACGCCAAGAGAGGCTGATTTAGTAAGATTGTATTTCGGACTGAACGGAAAACACCCAATGACTTTAGAAGAAATTGGTGAGACTTTCGATCTTACAAGAGAGAGAGTTCGTCAGATCAAAGAAAAAGCAATTAAGAGACTAAAACACAATACCAGAAGCAAGATCCTTAAATCTTACCTGGGTAAATAA